A window of Maioricimonas rarisocia genomic DNA:
CTGTGAAGGGTGGAGCCCGGCACTGTCAAGTTGCCGCAGCACGAACCGGTCGATCGGTCCTTTGGACCAGTTGTCGTCGGAACTCCGTGAGGGGGCAGTTATCCGGGCGAGTCGCCGAAAGGCCCAGTGCTTCTTTGCTCGATCCATCTTGGGATCGAGAACGTCTGCGTCATCGGGCCACCGTGCACCCTGATCGATCCAGGCACGCAGCAGGCTGACCTGCTCTTCGGAAAGCGGTTTGTTTCCCTCGGGGGGCATCAGACGATCTTCGTTGCCGCCGGAGACGAACTGGATGAGCAGGCTCTCGTTGCTCTTGCCCGCAACGATTGCCGCCCCGCTGTCGCCTCCTCGCAGCGCCCTGGCTTTGATGCCCAGGTTCAGGCTTCCCTCTTCCGTCGTCCCTGCGTGACACTCGTAGCAGTTGTCCCGCAGGATCGGCTGGATGTCGCGCACGAAGTCGACAGGAGTCGAACGTGTCGCCTTCTGCCGGGTGTCGGAATCCGCCGCCTGAGCAGGGGCTTCTGTCTGCAGAGCGAATCCACGGCCGACCAGCAGGCCAATGCAGATGGCCATGAACATCGAGCAACGATCAGACGGAAGAGTCAATGGAAGGACCTTCATGCTTGTTCGTTGACAGGGAGATCAAAGGCGGGGCACACGACGACCTCGCGGGTCAATGTGCAGAACGTCATAACGCACAGCACGACCGGCGGATGCTCTGTCGTCGAACCAACTTCGTACTTGTCGTTGCGACTTTGCCTTCGTTCAGCGTAGGTGAAGTCAGACGGAGCAGCAATTCGCCAATGCGCAGATCGCTTTCGATTTTTGTCAGCACCGCTCCGGGGGCGGCGACTCACGCGCGCGGTTTCGTCGTCGGTACTCGCCGGGTGTGGTGCCAAAATACTGGCGAAAGGCCTGAGACAGAGTGGCGGCCGTCGCGAATCCGGCCTCGGTGGCGATTGCAGCGACAGGTTTGTCCGAATCGAGCAGCAGACGGCCGACGTGAGCCATGCGGACGCGTCGAATCTCTTCGGCGGGGCTGCGATTGAGTTCCTGGCGGAACCGCTGCTCCAGTCGTCTCCGAGAGACTGGAAACGCGTCCAGCAGGTCGGCGACCGTAATGCCGCCCGGAGCCCGGTCGCGAATAAACCGCAACACGTCTGCGATCTCGTCGTCCAACATCGCGAGGATATCGGTCGAATGCCGGGCCCGCACTCGAAGCGGCGGGATCAGTGTGGGCTGTTTCGGCGTGGCGCCACTCTTCATCATGCGCGCCAGCTTCTGTGCTGCTGTGGCACCGATTCGATGACTTGCCAGTTCGACCGCCGAGATCTGCGGCGACGCAACATTGCAGAGCAGGTCGTCGTCGTCGCCGGAAAGCACCGCCACCTCGTCGGGAATCCGGATCGATTCGACCGAGCAGATCTCGACAAGCTGACGGGCGGGGTAGGGATCGGCAGCGAAGATTCCCAGCGGACGTGGAAGCGTCGCCAGCCAGCGGCGCACATTCGAGTAGTTTGTCAGCCAGCCAGCCGCGTCGTCGCGGGCCGCCTCGTACAGTGCGCACTCGTATCCGCCGGCCGCCACAGCGTCTGCGAAAGCCTGGGGACGGACATCCGAGTAACGACCGATCGGGGGCGCATAGCAGGCGAAGTGAGTGAGTCCCCGGTCGCGCAGATGCTCGAAGGCCATCCGGCCGCGGGCTGCATCATCGGTTGCGACGCGCGCCAGCCAGTCGTACTTGGGAAACATGTTTCCGACGTCGACGACCGGCCGTTTCAGACCCTCGACGTGCCGGACGGACGAAGTGGATCGCAATGAAGCGATGATGCCGTCGCCGTTCCAGATCTTCGGCAACCGCAAGCGACCTTGCGCGTCGCGCGGCGCAATCAGGACCGTCCAACCTCGGGAACGACCGAAGCGGCAGACGGCTTCGACGATATTCCGTCCCCAGGAGTCGTCGGTATCGACGAGAATGCCAACATGTCGTGGTCGATGGGTGGCAGCCAAGGTGCATGATCCGGGATGCACGAAGGAGAGACCGCGCGATGCGCAGTATAGTAACCCGGATGCGCAGGTGCGCATGGCTCAGGGGGGCGACCCGGCGGACCATCAGCGGCGGAAGCGGTTACGGGTTCCGAGCGGGATGATCCGTGCATTCAGCAACTTAAGCAGCGGCCGGGCCGGCAACGCAAGCGCGTGCAGGCGACGCAAGTGTCACGGGTGACAATAAAAACGCCCCGTTGTCCACTGGAGACAACGAGGCGACCAGAGAGCGGGCGACGGGACTCGAACCCGCGACATTCAGCTTGGGAAGCTGACACTCTACCAGCTGAGTTACGCCCGCGGAGGACCGGGTCGTCGGTCGACCGGTCATACTCGCGAAGAGCCCAAGTATCTCATTCGTTCGCGGGGTTGGCAAGCGCGAGCGAGCCAGTTTGAGGCGGGCCGTTGCCGTGCCTGGTTCCTCAGAGTGCCGCTCAGGATTCCGGCTGCGAACCGGACTGCGGATCGACGTGCAACGCCAGCCAGATCGTTTCCGCATCCGGCTGCGTCCATTCGACGCGGTGCCGCCGGTGTGCCGGAATCATCAGGCTGTCGCCCGGCTGCAGCTCGAACACTTCGGCAGGATCTTCCAGCCGCAGGCGAGCCGCTCCCTGCATCAGCAGAACCCACTCATCCTGCTGCTGGTCGTACCACTCGCCGGGCGGCGTCGCATGGCCGACCGAAACGATCCGCTCCAGTCGCAGGCCTTCCTGCTGCAGCAGCGTTTCGAAGACCTCGTCGACAGGCCGGCGGGGCAGGGGAGTGAGGAGATTGCGCAGCGTCATGGGATCACCTCAGCGACCGGCGATGAGCCTGCATCCCGCGTTCACTCTGCCGGCTGCTCCGAGCCGTTCTCCGCGGGAGCGTCGAGCCGTTCGAGGGGACCGACGCCGACGGTTGTCAGTTGCCGCAGTGGATACTGGTCGAGCAGATTGCGGATGTCGGCGGTCGTCAGCGAACGAACGACCTCGAGGTCGTCTTCGACCGTGCGGTATTCGTTCCGGTACAGCCAGTTACCTCCCAGTGAGGCGAGCCGGCCCATCGGGCGTTCGCTCTGCAGTACGATGCGGGCGGAGACCTTGTTGCGGGCCTGCTCGAGTTCCTCTTCGGTGACGCCGTGACGGTTCACTTCTTCATAAATCACGCCGACGCGGTCGAGATTGTCGCGGATGTCCTCCGGGCGGCTGCAGACGTACGTCGCCCAGGTGCCGCTGCCGTCGTAGTCGTTGTAGCTGAGTTCGGCGGCCTCGGCGTAGCCGGGGTCAACAATATCCCAGTAGAGGCGGCTGCCGGAGTCATCCCCCACGATGACGGACAGCAGGTCGGCGGCATACCGGAGCGGGCTGGCTGATGGGGGAGCGGGACCGAGCTGCATGACGTGCTGCTGCTGGATGGACGGCTTGGGAACGCAGAACCGGGCTCCCCGGGGGGCCGCCTCGGTCGTATCCCGCGCCGGGTTGCCGGCAGGCCAGTCGCCGCAGTGCTGTTCGGCAAGTTGCCGCACGTTGTCCCAGGTCGTGTTGCCTGCCACGGCGAGAATGATGTTTCCTGCCTTGTAGCGATCGGCGTGATACGTCCGCATCTGCTCGGCGGTGAGGGCCGAGATGCTCTCGGTGGTGCCGAGGATGCTGTTTCCCAGTGGATGCCCCGTGAAGTGCTGCTGCATCACGTGATCGTAGGCGGTAAAGCCGGGCAGGTCCTCGTACATGCCGATCTCTTCGAGAATGACCTGCTTCTCGAGATCAAAGTCCTCCTGCCGCAGGCTGGGAGTCATCAGAGTGGCGAGGAGCTCGAACGTGCGGGGAAGGTACTCCGGAAGGACTGCCGCGTAGAAGAGCGTGACTTCTTCGCTGGTCGACGCGTTATAGCGTGCACCGAGTTCGTCGAAGATGCGATTGATGTCGTCGGCGGTGAAACTCTCGTCTCCCTTGAACGCCATGTGTTCGAGGAAGTGGCTGACGCCGGCAACTTCGGGCGTTTCGTCGCGCGAGCCTGTGCGGACGAAGAAGCCGGCGGCCGTGCTCTGGGCCCGCGGATTGAGTTCCGCAATGACCTGCAGTCCGTTGGAGAGTTGCGTCTGATGAAAGTGCATGACGGCTGTTTGCCTGGATTGGTACTCGGATGTTCGGGGCGGCCCGGGGGACGCGGCAGCGTGAGTCAGCCCGGCAGGTGCAGGGGCTGGGGACCGACGGCGAGCAGCGTGATGTCATCGACGGGGTGCTCGCGGACGTAATCGAGAATCTGCGGGACCGTCAGATCGTCGAGCTTGCGGTGAATCTCGTCGAGAGTCTGGACGCGGCCGAGATGAAACCAGTCACGAGCGATCGAAGAGGCTCGGGCCGAGGTCGATTCCTGCTGCATGATCAGGGCGCTCTTCGCGCGGGCCTTGCAGCGGAACAGCTCGCTGTCGTCGATCCCTTCTTTCAGCTTGCGGATCTCTGCAAGCATCACGTCCAGCGTCTCCTGGGCCCGTTCGACCGTCGTGCCGGCGTACGCGAGAATCCGGGCTTCCTCCAGCAGACTGTTGAGTGAAGCGTAGACCGAATAGCAGAGTCCCCGCTTCTCCCGCACTTCCGTGAACAGTCGGGAGCTGCTGCCGCCACTGAGGATGCTGACGGCTGCCCACGCGGCGTAGTAGTCTTCGTGTCGGTAAGGGACGGCGTCGAACGCGAGGCCGATATGCGTCTGGGCCGAATCGGCTTCGATGTGTGTCTCGGCGGCCGTGCGGGGGACACGAGTGACATCCCGAACTTCGGAAGTCGACCAGTCGCCGAACAGTTCCTGTACCGCTTCGCGGACCTGTGCCGGGTCGATATGACCGGCGACGCCCAGAATCGTTCCGTTCGGTCGGAAGCTGCGCTTGTAGTGGCTGCGGACGTTCGCCGGCGTCACCGCCTCCAGCTCGCTGAGCGTGCCGTCGACCGGCCGGTTCCAGGGAGCGTCGTAACAGCGGCGGCGCAGTTCGACGAGGACCTTGCGCTGGGGGTCGTCTTCGACGGCGAGCAGGCTCTGTTCGGCACTGCTCATCGCGGCGGGGAACTGTTCCTGAGGCAGCAACGGGTCTCGGATGACGTCGGCATAGACCTTCAGGGCCGGGATAACGTTCTCGGCAACGGACGCAGCGCTGAAGGTGACAAAGTTCCAGCCGACGCTTTCGCTCCGCTGGATGCCGAGGTTGTCCAGGGCAGACGAGAGTTCGCGGCTGTTGCGGGAGCCGGCTCCGCGAGTGATCAGGTCCGTGAGAATCGAGGCTGTGCCGTTGAAGCCCTCCGGCTCGTAGATCGAACCGGCCGGGACCAGCAGAGAAAAGGCTGCCGAGCGGACCTCGCTCATCGGTTCCATGATCAGCGTCAGGCCGTTGGGGAGCTGCTCGGCCAGGATGTTCTGTTCAGGCATGGAGTCTATCGAATCCGGGGCCAGTTGGTCGGTGATGCCGCATCGACGGTTCCGCGGGAGTGGGCTGTCCCGGGGCCGTTCATCGTCCAGCAGAGGACCGAAGCCGCTTGCGGGACTGCAAAAGTTGTCGATGCGAAACCAGTGAGCGTAGCAGTTCTGCAGAGGCCTGAAAACGCGCCGGCGACGGGCAGGGGAGAGAACGCCTGCTTGTCTCAATTCTTCTCCAGAAGATCCGCCGTGGCAACATCTTCGGGGGGAGCGGTCTGCATGCGGACCATCTCGCGGTAGCGGGTGTCCTTGAGCATCAGTTCTTCGTGGGTTCCCTGTTCGACGATCCGTCCCCCTTCGAGAACCACAATCAGGTCGGCATTGCGAATCGTGCTGAGCCGGTGCGCGATCACAAACGATGTGCGGTTCTGCATCAGCCGCTCGAGGCTCTGCTGGATCAGCCGTTCGCTCTCGGTGTCGAGGTTGCTGGTCGCTTCGTCGAGGATGAGGATTCGCGGATCGGCCAGGACGGCCCGGGCGATGGCGAGCCGCTGCCGCTGTCCGCCACTCAGCTTGACGCCCCGTTCCCCGATGATCGTGTCGTAGCCGTGGGGCAGCTCGGTGATGAAGCCGTGGGCGTTGGCGACGCGAGCCGCGTGACGGATCGCCTCGTCGGCGGCGTCCCGGTTGGCGTAAGCGATGTTCTCGGAGACGGTTCCGTCAAACAGAAAGACTTCCTGGTCGACGACCCCGAGCAGATTGCGGTAGCTCTCGACGTCAATCTCGCGCAGATCCCGTCCGTCGAGCCGCACCCGCCCGTCTGTCGGATCGTAGAACCGGGCGATCAGATTGCAGAGCGTCGTCTTGCCCGCGCCGCTGGGACCGACGAGAGCGACCGTCTGGCCAGCGTCGACGTGCAGATTCACGTCGTCGAGTGCGAGGTTCCCCTCGTCGGAGTACCGGAATGAGACGCGTTCGACAGCCACTTCCCCTCGAACGTCCCCCCGTTCCACCCGCGTCGCCGGGATGCTGCTTTCCATTTCCCGCGGCTCGTCGAGCAGGTCGAGAACGCGATCCAGACCGGAGAGGCTGGTCTGCAGCGTGGCGGCACTCTGGGCGATGATGGCGAGCGGTTCGAGCAGCATCAGCAGGTAAACCAGGAACATCATCAGGTCACCGACCGTGAGCGTTCCTTCGAGCACCTGCCAGCCGCCGTACAGCAGCAGGAGCCCGGAGCCGAAGGGGATGATCAGTTCCCAGACGATTTCGATCGTCCGCATCCACCACCAGACGTACAGCTCCTGGCGGGCCATCAGGTGGTTGTTCGTCATGATGCGGGCCGTTTCGGTCCGCTGCCGGCTGAAGGCCCGCACGACGCGCATGCCGGAGAAGGTCTCGGTCGAAAGGCCGTCGATCTCTTCGCGGCGGGCACGGACATCCCGGTAACGGGGGCGGATCTCGCGGATCCACGTCCGGTGTGTCAGATAGATGAACGGGAGGATTGCCAGGGCCCCCAGCAGCAGCCGCCAGTCCACCCAGGCCAGAATTGCCAGACTGCCCAGAAGCTGCACCAGTGCCCGCCAGGGGTTGTACAGCAGAGCAAACACGAGGTCGCCGATGCTGCCGGCATCTTCACGCAGCAGGCTGGCCAGTCCCCCCGATTTGAGGTCGTGGACGCGCTGCAGGGGGAGCCGGACCGCGTGCTCGAAGACCCGTTTTCGGACGGAAAGCTGGATCCGCTTGGTGGTGCGGGTGGCGTACCAGCGGCCCCAGACGTGCAGAACGACCTTCGCGACCGAAATGGCGAGGACGCCGGCGACAGCCGCCTGCAGCAGCCCCCAGCGGTCGAGATCGGCGAGCCACTGCGGGGCAGCGGTGTCGGCCAGGGAAAGGTCGCCGAGAACGTAGTCGACAATGAATTTGGTGGCGGCGGGGGGAATGAGGGCCAGGCCGGTCGAGACGGTCAGCGTGAGCAGGGCGATCGCCAGTTCGCCGCGGTAATTGCGCGTCAGGCCCCAGAACTGCCCCAGCAGCTGGCCCGTCGAGCGCAGCCGTGGTGTAATTCGGGGACGACCGCGGGGATGTGCCGGCTGACCGGGCGGAGGGCCGCCGTCGGACGACCGCTTGCTCACATCGGCGCGGTACGATTCGAAGCGTCGTCGGCTCGAAGCGTGCGAATCGATCATGACGCGGGGGGAACTCGATTCTTGCGGGAACGGAACGTCGGCGGGGGAAGGTGCGAGTCGCCGGCGGCAGCGGCAGCACATTCGTCAGAAGCAGCCCAACTCGAAATCATTGGGCCCTGCAACGAATCCGTCAACCGGCTGCGGACCGCTACGTGCGTGCAAACTGTCGAAAGTTTGCTTACATTGACGGCGTCCAGATACTCTTCGGGCCGACGCCACGTTTTCCCCGGGCGCCTGGCAACAGCGAGGTCTTCCATGCCGGTGAAAGTCCGCTGCCGCGGTTGCGAAAAAGTTCTCAATGCGCCCGACAAAGCGCGTGGCAAGGTCGTCAAGTGCCCGAAATGTGGCACGAAGCTGAAGGTTCCCGGCGGCAAACAGAAGGTCGAAGCTCCTGCGTCATCGGGAGACAGTGCCGAGTTTCTGGCCGGAATGAACCTCGACTCGCTGAGTCTGGAAGACCGTCACCAGAAGGTCTGTCCGTACTGTGCCTCGGAGATGGATGAGGAAGACGTCATCTGTCCCAGCTGCGGCATGAACACGCAGACGGGCCGGATGGACGCGAAGATCGCGAAGAAAAAGGCGCGCCGCGGGCCCGATCCGAACGAATTCTACCGCAAGGCCTGGAAGGACTCGTGGAAGTTCGTCTTCGAACAGAAGGGGCTGGCGATCCGGACCGGCATGTACTGGACGATCTATTCCGTCCTCAATGCCCTGTCGGTCTTCTTCCTCGTCAAGTACGCCACTCAGATCCCGCTGCTGGTTTTCTGGGGATCGATGACGTTCATTACGATGATGGGGATCCCCGGCTGGTGGCTGTTCCTCGCGCTGAAGATTGTCGACAAGTCGGTCCACCGCGAGAAAATCCAGGCGGACCGGATCCACTTCGACTTCTTCCAGAGTGTCGCGCTCGGACTGCGCATGGTGATCTGGCCGGTTGTGGCCACGTTCCCGTTTGTCTTTCTGGCACCGTTTGCGCTGGGGCTGATGCTGCCGGTCGCCCTGGTGCATATGACGGCGAAGTACACCTATCGCGCCTGGATCTTCTGGGAAATCGGCCGCGTCTTTCTGAAGAACCTGGGCCCGTCGCTGTACGTGGTGATTCTTGGATTCGTGGTCAATCTGCCGGTGGCTGCCCTGGGTTTCGGTATTGCCTACTTCGTGGGGGGCAACGCGTTCCAGAGTGAACCGGTCAACGATCTGACCGGCCGCATCGTCACCTGGGTGATGGAACTCGCCGGCGAGAACCCCAATCCGGAGGGGTTCATCTTCTGGATCGCCCACTCGACGCTGACGTTCCTTGCAGCGATCATCGTGACCGCACCGCTGATGTTCCTGGCCGGTTTCCCCGCGGTCTTCATCATGCGTGTGATCGGCCTGATGGGGATGTACAACTCCCGCAACCTGGACCTGGTCAACAAGATTCACGTGAACACGCCGGCGACGCTCGGCGTGCGGATGCTGGCCTTTATGGTCGACATGCTGCTCAGTCCGCTCGCCACCTTCATCGTCACTGCCGAAAAGAAAGCCATCATCGTCGGTCAGCTGATCAACGTGGCGTTCATTGCGAACATGTATTACCTCGGGAAGGAGACGGCCGGGATGATCTTCGGCCCGATCTGGATCATCTATTCCTGGTGGATGTATTTCGTCGTCCAGGAATCGAGCAATATGCGCACGACGATCGGCAAGGACGGATTCGGTGTGATCGTGCAGTGCGAAGACGGCAAGAAGATGACCCTGATGCAGGGGACGCGACGTTTCTTTGCGTCGCTGGTGACCGTGGCGACCGGCTTCATCGGCTTTCTGATGGTGGCCGTGACCCCGGACAAAAAGGCCCTCCACGACCGCCTGTCGAAGACCGTCGTCGTCTGGCGCGGGGACAAGTAGGGGGGAGTCTTGCGTCTCGAGACGTGAGGGGTGACTTCGTGTGCCACCGGCTGTGCCGGTGCTGTGTGAGCGTATCACTCAGACCGACGAATCCCCGCGTCACCGGATGGGGGACTCAAGGGCTTCCCGCCGGTCCTGCCGAGTTGTTGACGGCGTCATCGATCGACTGCGCCAGTTCGTCGATCGAGGTGGATCCGGTCATGCGATACGCAATCGCTTCGTCTCTGGTCATTCGCCTGCTCGCTGCGGCATCGAGCACCGCCAGCTGAAATGCCGGGGCAAGCACGTCGGCACGCAGGTCTTCGCAAAGGTGGACCTTTCGCTCCCTCACGGTCGCGGCTCGTATGCGCTCCAGCCACAGCCACCCTGTCGCTTCCCGCGGAACGCAGTCCGCGGGCTTTCGCTCCTGCTCGCTAACTCGCTAACTCCTAGCTCCTAGCTCCTAGCTCCTAGCTCCTAGCTCCTAACTCCTAACTCCTAACTCCTAACTCCTAACTCCTAACTCCTAACTCCTACCCACTACCCACTACCCACTACCCACCGCCCACCGCCCACTCGCCTCACCCACTCACCTGCTTCGATGCCCGGATCTGGCGGCGGGCCTGCTGGTAGGCGCGGCGACGTTCCTTGCTGATCGCCATCTTCACGTCGGCCGCGACGAGGTCCACCCGCTCGGCATAACGATCGAGCAGCTTCCGCTCTCTGCGGGAGAGCTGGCCGTCCACCAGCACGATGTGCACGAGCTGTTCGAGGAATTCACGGGCCTGGCGTCCGTCCTGCGGCACGGGGATACCGGCGTCCGACTCGCCTGCTGCGCTGAGGTAGGCATCCGCCTGACCGCCGCTCATGCCGCGGTGTGATGCGAGACGATGAAATGCCTCCCGTTCCTTCTCGCTGATGCCGTCGATGGCGATGACGCGTGCCAGAGTCGCGAGCGACAGGCCGACATCCTCGAACGATTCGAGCGGGGGAGGCGTGGCCGGGCGGCTGCCGCGCGCGTCTGCCACCGCCTGCTGGAACGACTCGTTAATCGCCGGACGGAACGCCATGTCGGACGTATACGGACTGACGTCGTCGAGCACCCAGTCGTATTGGCCGCTGACGAGATTCGCGCCACAGAATTCGCAGCAGCCCTGTTCGTTGACGTCGATCGGGGCACCACAACTCGAGCAGCCGGCGGACGAAAACGTTTCGGACGGCACACTCTGCACGCCGACCTTTCGGACGAGCGTGTAGACCGAGGTGTAGATCGTCTTGCGGCGGACTTCGCGTGAGCGACCGGTCGGATCTCCCTTTGAAAGGATTCCTGACCAACGCACCTTGATGCGGATACGGTCCGGCGCTCCGGCCTCGCCCGGCTGGGCATCGATCAGTTCCACCTTGCCGACGGCGGGAATCTTCCAGAACTCGCTGCGACGCTGCATCTGTTCCAGTTCGTTTGACCACCGGTCGCGGTACTCGGGCGTGAGGATCGGTCGGGCCGGTTCGAGGTCCCGCTGGAATTCGGCCGCCCGCAGTCGCCAGAACATCACCGAAGCACGATCTTCGAGGTGCTGGACATTGAGGGCCGGGTCGCGCTGCTGCAGCTCGGCAAAGCCGGGGACGGCCGCCTCGGCACCGGGGACGATCCACTCCTGATCCTGCGTGATCTCGGCAAGGACCCAGTCGAATTCGCCCGAGTTCACCTGCGCACCGCACGCATCGCACTTCGCCTGATCGACGATTTGCAGCGGCGAGCCGCAACGCGGACAGCGACCTTCGATCGCTCCCTCCGCTTCGAGGGACTTCGCTCCCGGCCGGCGATGGAACGACCAGAACTCGACGAACTCGCTCGCCGAAGTCGAACCGTCCTTCCGGCGTCCCGTTTCGAGATCGACGTTGTAGTCGACTGCCGAGGCACGAATGCGGACATGAATCGTGTCGAACGCGTCGGTCGAGTGAACGGCGGCGATACTGGCGTCTCTTACCTGGACGTTCTCCATCAGATTGCGGAAGCCTTCCGCTTTCTGCATGTCCAGCTGCAGCGAGAAACGCTCATGAATGCCGTCGCTGATGAACGCGCGGGCCGGAAGCATGTTCTGCTCGCTCCAGGCGTGCTGGATCTGCACGAACGCCCGGGTGACGCGTCCGAGAAACGCCTGCTCGTCGAAACCGGGGTCGCGGGCCTGGATGGCCTGTAGCGCTGCCTGCCGGTTCATGCGATCCTGAATCTGGCGACCGCGGCGGATCGTGCGCGTGACATGGCCTTCTTTGGCGGAATTCCCGCTGTAGACCATCAGTACAATGATCCCGGCCACGAGCGGAAAACCGATCAGCGGATGATGCACGCAGAGCCAGATCAGGAAGGCGATGCCGTCGCCGCCGCCACTTCCTCCGCTGCCACCACCTCCTCCTCCTCCGCCACCACCTCCAAAGCCGCCACCGCCACCGGCACGGGCAAAGACGGAATCCGGCCAGATCAGGCAGGCCGAAAGAAGGGCTACGGCCGCCAGCGCCGTCCACCAGAGGCGACGATTCAGCAGACCAGGCCGGCGGAAAAGGGCCCGTAGATCAAGCGGCATGGTTCCGGAGGGGCATCGGGACACACGGACGGAGGCAGGCCACACAAGCGGCCACGATGGGCACGACGATCTCGCCGTGTATCATACATTCGACCTCCTCTGTCAACGTGGACTGTGGGAGCATGGATCACGAGCGGGCCACAATTCGTGATGATCCGGCGGCATCCGGCCGCGATGCGCCCCTGCCGCGCGCACCCGCTGTTCCATGTGCCGTCGCGGCTGCGGTCGGTGTAGTGTTCGCGGGAGCGTTGCCGCTTCCCGGCTGGTTGTTGATGACGGCAACAATTGCGTTCGTCGCCGGTGCAGCGGCTGCACAGACGACGGGTCGCGTTCGTCTCGCAACCGCGTTCACGATCCTCGCCCTGTCCGGACTGGCCGCGGTGCGCACCGTGACGGGGACGATCCTCCCGGATCCGGTTCACATCTTCGAGATCGCACCGCAGGAACCGGTTCCGGTCCGTCTGCGGGGCGTCGTGGCAACCGCGCCGGTCATCCGCAACAGCCAGCAGGATGCGTTCACCCCGCCCTGGATGCGGTCGGACCGGACCGTTTGCGAAGTAGTCTGCACGCATGTCTGTCCACAGGCCGGCACGCTCCTGCCGGTCCGCGGACGGATCCGCCTGCAGACGACCGGTCACCTGCTGCACGTCGACGTGGGAGAGCGGGTCGAGCTGTTCGGCACCCTTCGGTTTGCGGAGCCGCCTCGCAACCCGGGCGAGTTCGACTTCCAGGCCTGGCTCAAAGGGGAGGGGATCTCGGCGGTCGTCCACTGCGAGACGCCCGATGCCATCCGCAGTCTCGGCCTGTTCGAACGGGGCGGAGTCGACCCACACTTCTGGCGGAGCCACATCCGGCAGCGGCTCCGCACGATCATGGGCCGCTCGGTCCGTCCCGGATCACTCCCGGTCGCCGTGTCACTCTTCC
This region includes:
- a CDS encoding TIM44-like domain-containing protein, which codes for MPLDLRALFRRPGLLNRRLWWTALAAVALLSACLIWPDSVFARAGGGGGFGGGGGGGGGGGSGGSGGGDGIAFLIWLCVHHPLIGFPLVAGIIVLMVYSGNSAKEGHVTRTIRRGRQIQDRMNRQAALQAIQARDPGFDEQAFLGRVTRAFVQIQHAWSEQNMLPARAFISDGIHERFSLQLDMQKAEGFRNLMENVQVRDASIAAVHSTDAFDTIHVRIRASAVDYNVDLETGRRKDGSTSASEFVEFWSFHRRPGAKSLEAEGAIEGRCPRCGSPLQIVDQAKCDACGAQVNSGEFDWVLAEITQDQEWIVPGAEAAVPGFAELQQRDPALNVQHLEDRASVMFWRLRAAEFQRDLEPARPILTPEYRDRWSNELEQMQRRSEFWKIPAVGKVELIDAQPGEAGAPDRIRIKVRWSGILSKGDPTGRSREVRRKTIYTSVYTLVRKVGVQSVPSETFSSAGCSSCGAPIDVNEQGCCEFCGANLVSGQYDWVLDDVSPYTSDMAFRPAINESFQQAVADARGSRPATPPPLESFEDVGLSLATLARVIAIDGISEKEREAFHRLASHRGMSGGQADAYLSAAGESDAGIPVPQDGRQAREFLEQLVHIVLVDGQLSRRERKLLDRYAERVDLVAADVKMAISKERRRAYQQARRQIRASKQVSG